The nucleotide sequence ttaatataacGTAATCCACGTCGCCGGATTTCAACCGGTGAACTGTAAAATTTTAAGGAGTAAGAATATAATCAAGACTTTTCATAACTCTCCTCGTCGGATGTTAACTATACGGGACTTTTTTAACCGCTATAATTGTTGCCAAAACAGTATAATAGTAGATATCGGAAACGGAAAACAACAGTGATCATTAAGCGCCCGAGTCCAAAATGCTTTATCGTGAACTCTTTATAATCAACACCAGCCGACATCTGATAACAGACTTAACAGCTGTATACATCCCCGACGGCGACtttcttattgaaaacattgacGACATTCTCGCCGGCGGTAGCCGACATCATGTTCCGGCTGTCCCACGTGTTGGATCCCATATGTGGCAAGATTATACAGTTGGGTAACGCAACGAGGGGATGATTCGACGGCAGCGGTTCAGGTTCCGTGACGTCAAGTCCCGCTGCAAATATTTGGCCCTCTTTTAACGCATCAAAAAGGTCGTCGTGGTTTATGACGCCGCCGCGGCCACTGTTGATCAAGATTGCCTCATTTTTCATCATACTAAAAACTTTCTTGTTAAACCTGTGTCGCGTTTGCGGTGTAAGATTACAGCATATGCAAATAATGTCGCACTCCCTAGCCATAGTATCGAACTCAACGAACGTGGCGCCGATGTCGTCGGCGTAGCTGACTTGGCAGACGTCATGGTAGACGATCTGTTTGATACCAAACGGTTTTAGACGTCGTGCGACGCCGTAACCTATACGCCCCAACCCCAGTATACCGACAGTCCGCCCCGTCAGCTCGATGCCACACAGCCACATAGGCTTCCATTTCCCCCATTCGCCATTCTTCACAGCTGCAACTCCTGAAAGAACATAAAGTTTGCGCAATTATGAAAAGTGATCTAGTTATTTACACAAAATGATTGACCGTCGATGGTATACTTGCCGCCATTCACATTACACACAGTACGGAATGTTATGAGTACCGTGGGTGAATAGCCTAGTTTGATAAGTCGTCTGCATCCTTAAGTCGGCGCCCAAgactttatttgatattgtctaAAATGTAGCTgttacttaaagatgcacttttaccctcaaataagatttaacacataaatgttttaacacggtattgctaccttatcagacgatagtagatcgcagtaaatccttcagcattcaccaatcatttaatattgttgtgttttcagctattacatacacggttataatagttatcagtatttttttcataaattgttatcagtaattgatattttccatagatgcattatttatcagtcaaattttatgtgtgttatacatgtgtatgtattgattttgaataagagtgtccaATAGCGCATGAATTGCATAAGAGCTCTTTTGATAATTTCCATGTTGAACAATAGAATGTAAAGTGcagtgtgtttaaaaaatactttaattgatAACGACGACTTAAATCATAATGGCCCtgaatattgattatttttttaaatattgattgtaaatacttactccccccccccccccccccccccgaataGATAAAGGTACTAAAACACTTTCCTTGAATTTCTCAGTCTCATACATAGTAACCTCCCTTGGCGACAAAAAAGGAGTTTTGCAAGACATACATTAATTGTTTAGTTTGCAAATGTCATTCAAAGAATAAATTCAGATTAATCcctcaaaatgtattttccttttttatacgCGTTCAATAAACTCGCGTGTAATAGACTCATAACAGTAAAGTATGctcacaaaaacatatttaattgttaatgtatttccaacaatataaataactttcaaaaATGGTATCAATGAAGTAAATACGACTTTTTTGGTGATCTTCatgttttttcttctattttgaGCGCGCCGACTTAATGCTTAAATAATGCATCATATGTTTCATGTTATGTATAAAACAACATAACcacatggaaaaaaacaaaactaattttgcTTCAAGCCATGATGCATTCACTCTATGGCGCggacagacctttataaactcaagcTCAATAAAACCATAACTGTATgcattttggcaaaaaaaaaatggtttggtaagggttacatcattttcaaaatcagGAAGGTACGCATTTTTATTTGGTG is from Mya arenaria isolate MELC-2E11 chromosome 9, ASM2691426v1 and encodes:
- the LOC128246794 gene encoding glyoxylate reductase/hydroxypyruvate reductase-like encodes the protein MSAEKKRVYVTRRIPKPGLDRLTELENCEVEIYDSDEAIPQEVLLEKVKGVNGLLCMLTDNINKDVLDAAGDNLEVVATMSVGFEHIDVETCKERKIRVCNTPNVSTDSVAELTVSLLLLTARRLLDGVAAVKNGEWGKWKPMWLCGIELTGRTVGILGLGRIGYGVARRLKPFGIKQIVYHDVCQVSYADDIGATFVEFDTMARECDIICICCNLTPQTRHRFNKKVFSMMKNEAILINSGRGGVINHDDLFDALKEGQIFAAGLDVTEPEPLPSNHPLVALPNCIILPHMGSNTWDSRNMMSATAGENVVNVFNKKVAVGDVYSC